In one window of Nerophis ophidion isolate RoL-2023_Sa linkage group LG05, RoL_Noph_v1.0, whole genome shotgun sequence DNA:
- the LOC133553685 gene encoding uncharacterized protein K02A2.6-like yields the protein MVSPTATSLAAILRKHDEVFRKELGSMKDITVKLNIKPKTTPKFMKARSVPYAIRSKVGDELDALVKSGVLEPVTVSEWATPIVPVPKKTGEIRICGDFKVTLNPVLSAEQYPLPRIDDLFAGLSKGQKFSKIDLNQAHLQMHVHEDSKDLLTITTQKGLFRYCRLPFGITSAPALFQRAMDQILHGLPGVQCYLDDILCTGSTDQEHLDNLDAALQRLKEYGFRVRKDKCEFFQLSVEYLGHVIDARGLHTAPSKVRAIVDAPPPENVSQLRSFLGLLNYYGRFIPNLSSMLKPLHDLLCQGKKWNWSDACQEVFQKTNETLVTSGVLTHFDPSLPIQLACDASPYGVGAVISHLMPNGVERPIAFASRTLNKAETNYAQIEREALSIVYGVRKFHQYLYGRQFTLLTDHRPLTTILGSHTGLPSLAASRMQRWALLLSAHSYDIKYRKADRHGNADALSRLPLPITRPEPRAAEIFYFSQVDGAPVSAAHVRRASRTDPVLSAVMDMVMGGRSGSDAPSIQPYLSRRAELVVIPPSLRTSVLQQLHAGHSGIVRMKEIARSYFWWPGVDREIETTAKTCSSCQEVRKAPQLAPLHPWEFPEEPWQRVHIDFAGPVEGCMLLVCVDAHSKWPEVAIMKTTTTTKTIERLGEIFSLFGSPLQLVSDNGPQLVSQEMTTFLEANGVQHIRSAPFHPATNGLAERFVQTMKKALKTSQEQGSFHQRSHRFLLSYRNTPHATTKVSPASLMFKRNLRTNFEFLKPTTVKDIVQHQQEKQIQQRMQKAKERVFFPDEPVLARNYSTGPRWVPATIVKQSGPVSYTVSTAAGLVWKRHIDQLLQATASAPNQPSVDTPNELEFSAPHLLLPPPQRTMEYTGETSAFDSSLQDPVMDVPTRTAVPESPSGDRKTEHSVEPRYPVRERRPPERLNL from the exons ATGGTATCACCAACGGCTACTAGTCTAGCTGCTATTTTGAGGAAACATGATGAGGTTTTCCGGAAGGAGTTGGGCAGTATGAAGGACATTACTGTTAAGCTAAACATTAAACCGAAAACAACACCAAAGTTTATGAAGGCCAGGTCTGTACCATATGCTATTCGATCAAAAGTGGGGGATGAGTTGGACGCCTTAGTTAAAAGCGGTGTTTTGGAACCGGTGACTGTCAGCGAGTGGGCCACGCCCATAGTTCCCGTACCCAAGAAAACGGGAGAAATACGAATCTGTGGAGATTTTAAGGTGACACTGAACCCTGTACTGTCAGCAGAGCAGTATCCTCTTCCCCGCATTGACGATTTGTTTGCCGGGCTGAGTAAGGGGCAAAAGTTTAGCAAAATAGACCTGAACCAAGCCCACTTACAGATGCACGTTCATGAGGATTCTAAAGACTTGCTCACCATAACTACGCAAAAGGGGCTTTTCAGATATTGTCGACTCCCTTTTGGGATCACATCAGCCCCTGCACTTTTCCAACGTGCCATGGATCAGATCCTACATGGCCTCCCTGGTGTACAGTGCTATTTGGACGATATTCTGTGCACAGGAAGTACGGACCAAGAACATCTGGACAATTTGGATGCTGCTCTTCAAAGGCTGAAAGAGTATGGGTTCAGGGTTCGCAAAGACAAATGCGAATTTTTTCAACTGTCTGTTGAATATTTGGGACATGTAATTGATGCCCGAGGGTTGCATACTGCGCCGTCAAAGGTTAGAGCGATAGTCGATGCCCCGCCGCCAGAGAATGTTAGCCAATTACGTTCATTCTTGGGCTTACTGAATTATTATGGCCGCTTTATACCGAACTTGTCATCCATGCTCAAGCCGCTACATGACCTGCTTTGTCAAGGAAAGAAGTGGAATTGGAGTGATGCCTGTCAAGAGGTTTTTCAGAAAACAAATGAGACATTAGTGACATCAGGGGTTCTGACCCATTTTGATCCATCACTCCCCATTCAGTTGGCCTGCGATGCATCCCCGTATGGAGTGGGGGCGGTCATTTCACATTTAATGCCGAACGGGGTAGAGAGGCCCATAGCATTTGCATCACGGACCTTGAACAAAGCAGAGACTAACTATGCTCAGATAGAGCGGGAGGCGTTGAGCATCGTCTATGGGGTTCGCAAGTTCCATCAGTACCTGTATGGGAGACAGTTTACACTGCTGACGGATCACCGACCCCTGACGACCATCCTGGGGTCGCACACTGGGTTACCCTCACTTGCCGCGAGTCGCATGCAGCGGTGGGCGTTGCTTCTGTCGGCTCACTCGTATGACATCAAGTATCGCAAGGCCGACCGGCACGGCAATGCCGATGCACTGTCCAGGTTGCCTCTTCCTATCACCAGGCCTGAGCCACGGGCAGCAGAAATATTTTACTTCAGTCAGGTGGATGGTGCGCCAGTTTCTGCTGCTCATGTGAGGAGGGCCTCTCGCACGGACCCTGTCCTGTCTGCGGTGATGGACATGGTGATGGGGGGTAGATCAGGTAGCGATGCCCCCAGTATTCAACCTTATCTCTCCAGGAGAGCAGAACT GGTGGTTATCCCCCCATCATTGCGTACATCTGTTCTGCAGCAGCTCCATGCAGGTCACAGTGGAATAGTTCGAATGAAGGAGATAGCAAGGAGTTACTTCTGGTGGCCAGGAGTGGACAGAGAGATAGAGACTACCGCCAAAACCTGTTCCTCATGCCAAGAAGTTAGGAAGGCACCCCAACTAGCTCCTCTACATCCCTGGGAGTTTCCCGAAGAACCATGGCAACGGGTGCACATTGATTTTGCAGGACCTGTAGAGGGTTGTATGCTCCTTGTGTGTGTGGACGCCCACAGTAAGTGGCCGGAAGTGGCCATAATGAAAACCACTACCACTACAAAGACGATTGAGAGGCTGGGGGAGATTTTCAGCCTGTTCGGTTCTCCTCTTCAGTTGGTCTCAGATAACGGGCCACAACTGGTGTCACAAGAAATGACTACCTTCCTTGAAGCAAATGGCGTACAACACATTCGATCCGCACCATTTCACCCTGCGACCAACGGTCTGGCTGAAAGGTTTGTGCAGACCATGAAGAAAGCTTTGAAGACATCTCAAGAGCAAGGATCATTTCATCAGAGATCGCATAGATTCCTGTTGAGCTATAGGAATACCCCCCATGCCACTACTAAAGTTTCCCCCGCTTCTCTGATGTTCAAAAGAAACCTTCGAACAAACTTTGAATTTCTGAAACCGACAACGGTGAAGGATATTGTTCAGCATCAACAGGAAAAACAGATTCAACAAAGAATGCAGAAGGCTAAAGAAAGAGTCTTCTTTCCGGATGAGCCAGTGTTAGCAAGGAACTACAGTACTGGCCCCCGATGGGTCCCTGCAACTATAGTCAAGCAATCTGGTCCTGTTTCTTACACCGTCAGTACTGCTGCTGGACTGGTATGGAAAAGACACATCGATCAACTTCTTCAGGCGACAGCATCGGCCCCCAACCAGCCGTCGGTGGATACTCCGAACGAGTTAGAGTTCAGCGCACCCCATCTCCTGCTGCCACCACCCCAAAGAACAATGGAATATACTGGTGAGACTTCTGCTTTTGACTCTTCACTACAAGATCCTGTGATGGATGTTCCAACACGCACGGCTGTTCCAGAGTCACCCAGCGGAGACCGTAAGACTGAACATTCTGTTGAGCCCCGTTATCCGGTAAGAGAACGCCGTCCTCCAGAACGCCTGAATTTATAG